The genomic stretch TGCTCTTCGAGCAGTTCTACCTCAACTGCCTTGCCCACGCCTCCTACCTGATCGCTTCCGAAGGTGTTGCCGCCGTCATCGATCCCCAACGCGACATCGAGATTTACCTGCAAGCCGCCGCGGAGCACGGCGTCCGCATCGCGCACATCTTCGAAACTCATTTGCATGCCGACTTTGTTTCCGGCCACCGCGAACTGGCGGAGCGAACCGGCGCGAAGATTTACATTGGAGAGCGGGCCAGTGCCCGGTTTCCCAACGTGCCTCTGCGTGACGGCTTCTCCCTCCGCTTTGGGCAGATC from Terriglobales bacterium encodes the following:
- a CDS encoding MBL fold metallo-hydrolase codes for the protein MLFEQFYLNCLAHASYLIASEGVAAVIDPQRDIEIYLQAAAEHGVRIAHIFETHLHADFVSGHRELAERTGAKIYIGERASARFPNVPLRDGFSLRFGQIEIRALETPGHTPESTCLVVTDREKSADQPWAVFTGDTLFIGDVGRPDLAEGYTPQQLAGALYDSLHQKLLKLPDDVLVYP